The proteins below are encoded in one region of Pseudomonas sp. SCB32:
- a CDS encoding type VI secretion system Vgr family protein — protein MNRIVTLQGTFSDSDVRFLSLRGRESLSSLYEFEVQVLSTNYSLESKQTLGTQLSLNILLAKGGSRQLGGQVTRMEMLGRQSNTSRDYVYRLTVRPWLWFLTCTSDCKIFQKKNVVEILDEVLGDYDYPVEKRLKSSYRQWEYCVQYQETDFNFVSRLMEQEGIYFYFEHGEAGETLVLADDISAHANLPDHDVLAYLPPDRLVNGGEVGVSNWQSGEEVRPGSYMVGDYDFAKPKADMRQLRATLQRHANDQFEMYDWMGGFVDQVHAENYSRIRLEEAQALRERTQAQSQLPGIRPGYSFSLSGHPRSAENRAYLVVSATYDFLEGGYATGSDSARYDTHLTVQPVALPYRAPRVTPFPFTHGPQTAVVVGPQGEEIWTDQYGRVKVQFHWDRYGQNNENSSCWVRVSSNWAGSNFGGLQIPRIGQEVVVDFINGMPDRPLIIGRVYNADQMPPFSLPASRTQSGIVTRSFEHGSVENANMLRFDDKRGAEQIKLHAERNFDVSVENDENHHIQGNLNTRALQSINKQTPTYTEAIKDSTSTVHSSTSVVGSSVSATGSAVSATLSVVQKIVSLVQFVDSAVSNTGNAVGTTGSAINTTGSAISTTGSSISNTGISIAHVGYSVTS, from the coding sequence ATGAATCGTATCGTCACGCTGCAAGGCACGTTCAGCGACTCGGATGTGCGCTTTCTTTCGCTTCGCGGCAGGGAGTCGCTGTCGTCGCTCTACGAGTTCGAAGTGCAGGTACTGAGCACCAATTACAGCCTGGAGAGCAAACAGACCCTGGGCACGCAACTGAGCCTGAATATCCTCCTGGCCAAGGGCGGTTCGCGCCAGCTCGGCGGCCAAGTCACGCGGATGGAGATGCTCGGTCGCCAGAGCAATACCTCCCGCGACTATGTCTATCGGCTCACCGTGCGGCCCTGGCTGTGGTTCCTGACCTGCACGTCGGACTGCAAGATCTTCCAGAAGAAGAACGTCGTGGAAATCCTCGATGAGGTCCTGGGCGATTACGACTACCCCGTGGAGAAACGCCTGAAGTCGAGCTATCGGCAATGGGAATACTGCGTCCAGTACCAGGAGACCGACTTCAACTTCGTCAGCCGGCTGATGGAGCAGGAGGGCATCTACTTCTACTTCGAGCATGGAGAGGCGGGCGAGACTCTGGTCCTGGCCGATGACATCAGCGCTCACGCCAACCTGCCCGACCACGACGTGCTGGCCTACCTGCCGCCGGATCGCCTGGTCAACGGCGGCGAAGTCGGGGTGAGCAACTGGCAGTCCGGCGAGGAAGTCCGCCCCGGCAGCTACATGGTCGGCGATTACGATTTCGCCAAGCCCAAGGCCGATATGCGCCAGCTGCGCGCCACGCTCCAGCGCCACGCCAACGACCAGTTCGAGATGTACGACTGGATGGGCGGCTTCGTCGACCAGGTTCACGCCGAGAATTACTCGCGGATCCGCCTCGAAGAGGCCCAGGCCCTGCGTGAGCGCACCCAGGCGCAGAGCCAGCTGCCAGGCATCCGACCCGGCTACAGCTTCAGCCTGAGCGGCCACCCGCGCAGCGCGGAAAACCGCGCCTACCTGGTGGTGAGCGCCACCTACGACTTCCTCGAAGGGGGCTACGCCACCGGCAGCGATTCCGCCCGCTATGACACGCATCTGACCGTACAGCCGGTCGCACTACCCTACCGGGCGCCGCGTGTGACGCCTTTCCCGTTCACCCATGGACCGCAGACCGCCGTCGTGGTCGGCCCGCAGGGTGAGGAAATCTGGACCGACCAGTACGGCCGGGTGAAGGTGCAATTCCACTGGGACCGCTACGGCCAGAACAACGAGAACAGTTCCTGCTGGGTTCGCGTATCCAGCAACTGGGCCGGCTCCAACTTCGGCGGATTGCAGATTCCGCGCATCGGCCAGGAAGTGGTAGTGGATTTCATCAACGGCATGCCCGATCGCCCGCTGATCATTGGTCGCGTCTACAACGCCGACCAGATGCCACCCTTCAGCCTACCCGCATCCCGCACACAGAGCGGCATCGTTACCCGCTCCTTCGAGCATGGCTCGGTGGAGAACGCGAACATGCTGCGCTTCGATGACAAGCGCGGTGCCGAGCAGATCAAGCTGCACGCCGAGCGCAACTTCGACGTCTCGGTCGAGAACGACGAGAACCACCACATCCAGGGCAACCTCAACACCCGGGCCCTGCAGTCCATCAACAAGCAGACGCCGACCTATACCGAAGCGATCAAAGATTCCACCAGTACGGTCCACAGCAGTACCAGCGTCGTGGGCTCGTCTGTCAGCGCAACAGGCTCGGCGGTTTCCGCCACCCTGAGCGTGGTGCAAAAAATCGTATCGCTCGTCCAGTTCGTCGACTCTGCGGTCAGCAACACCGGCAACGCCGTCGGCACTACAGGATCGGCCATCAACACCACCGGCTCTGCCATAAGTACCACCGGCTCCTCCATCAGTAACACCGGCATCTCCATCGCCCATGTCGGTTATTCGGTAACGAGCTGA
- the tssH gene encoding type VI secretion system ATPase TssH gives MSDISRISLFGRLNPLLYRALEGATAFCKLRGNPYVELSHWLQQLLEEPASDLRCVIAHFEIDETQLRQDLQRALDTLPRGASSVSDFAEMIDLAVERSWVYCSLLFEASRVRSAHLLLACLRQSGLRSVLLGISSQFSRVLPDVLIQSQASILASSPEHSPSDGAPAPKTSDESGGALQRFAIDLTERARRGELDPVYGRDDEVRQMIDILMRRRQNNPLLTGEAGVGKTAIVEELALRLARGDVPEKLQGVRLHVLDPVLLQAGAGVKGEFEQRLKQVIDEVENNSTPIILFIDEVHTLVGAGGTAGTGDAANMLKPALARGRLRTIGATTWSEYKKYIEKDPALSRRFQTIQVAEPAEDSAIEMLRSLVPALEQHHGVLIEDAALQAAVRLSHRYIPARQLPDKAVSLLDTACARIAMSLASDPAELEHCLRQLELLEMEQQIAERESRICMGDARRPTLIQERMTTIRQQVGELEQRCALERGRVERILAMRRQLDEVDLPLTERTGLQAELGQLQAKEFQPEPTLLRSQVDIHTVATVIADWTGIPLGNMVQDEAAAILALPETLSRRIIGQQAALETISRRIRTARARLDDPNKPVGVFLLCGPSGVGKTETALALAQALYGGEQNLVTLNMSEFQEAHTVSTLKGSPPGYVGYGEGGVLTEAVRRRPYSVVLLDEIEKAHSDVHELFLQVFDKGWMEDGEGRYIDFKSTVILLTTNLGSERIASLCDDPELTPAAEVLANAIYPDLRQVFAAELLGRLVVVPYLPLDGSALGRIIRLQLLRIGQRLQQQHGLELRCDDCSVELIAQRCTRLEAGGRMIESILSHEVLPELSQLVLTAGPLREHGFVRLTARDGRFQLDHETRPQARAVDSIVMQPEELA, from the coding sequence ATGAGCGACATCAGTCGTATATCCCTGTTTGGCCGCCTGAACCCGCTGCTGTACCGAGCGCTGGAGGGGGCCACCGCCTTCTGCAAGCTGCGCGGCAACCCCTACGTTGAGTTGTCGCACTGGCTGCAGCAGCTGCTGGAGGAGCCCGCCAGCGATCTGCGTTGCGTCATCGCCCACTTCGAGATCGACGAAACGCAGCTGCGCCAGGATCTGCAACGAGCCCTGGACACCCTGCCGCGCGGCGCCAGCTCGGTCTCCGACTTCGCCGAAATGATCGATCTGGCCGTCGAGCGCAGCTGGGTCTACTGCAGCCTGCTGTTCGAAGCGTCGCGCGTTCGCAGTGCCCACCTGCTGCTGGCCTGCCTGCGCCAGAGCGGCCTGCGCTCGGTGCTGCTGGGCATTTCCTCGCAGTTTTCCCGGGTCCTTCCGGACGTCCTGATCCAGTCGCAGGCAAGCATCCTCGCCAGCTCGCCTGAGCATTCGCCGAGCGATGGGGCACCAGCGCCAAAAACCTCCGACGAAAGCGGCGGTGCCCTGCAACGCTTCGCCATCGACCTCACCGAGCGCGCCCGACGGGGAGAACTGGACCCGGTCTACGGACGCGACGACGAGGTGCGGCAGATGATCGACATCCTCATGCGCCGTCGCCAGAACAACCCACTGCTGACCGGCGAGGCCGGAGTGGGCAAGACCGCCATTGTCGAGGAGCTGGCGCTGCGCCTGGCGCGGGGCGATGTACCAGAGAAACTCCAAGGCGTTCGCCTGCACGTGCTCGATCCCGTACTGCTGCAGGCCGGCGCCGGCGTGAAGGGCGAATTCGAGCAGCGCCTGAAACAGGTGATAGACGAGGTGGAGAACAACTCCACCCCGATCATCCTGTTCATCGACGAAGTCCACACGCTGGTCGGCGCCGGCGGCACCGCCGGCACCGGCGACGCGGCCAACATGCTCAAACCGGCGCTGGCCCGCGGACGCCTGCGCACCATCGGTGCCACGACCTGGAGCGAGTACAAGAAATACATCGAGAAGGACCCGGCACTGTCGCGACGCTTCCAGACCATCCAGGTGGCCGAGCCCGCCGAGGACAGCGCGATCGAAATGCTGCGCAGCCTGGTGCCAGCCCTGGAGCAGCACCATGGCGTCCTCATCGAGGATGCCGCCCTGCAGGCTGCGGTGCGGCTTTCCCATCGCTACATACCCGCCCGGCAACTGCCCGACAAGGCGGTCAGCCTGCTCGACACCGCCTGTGCCCGCATCGCCATGAGCCTGGCGAGCGATCCGGCGGAGCTGGAGCACTGCCTGCGGCAGCTGGAGCTGCTGGAGATGGAGCAACAGATCGCCGAACGCGAATCACGGATCTGCATGGGTGACGCCCGGCGTCCGACACTCATCCAGGAGCGCATGACGACGATTCGCCAGCAGGTCGGCGAGCTGGAGCAACGTTGTGCGCTGGAACGAGGACGGGTCGAGCGCATCCTGGCGATGCGCCGGCAGCTCGACGAGGTGGACCTGCCGTTGACCGAACGCACCGGACTGCAGGCCGAACTGGGCCAGTTGCAGGCAAAGGAGTTCCAGCCCGAACCGACCCTGTTGCGCTCGCAGGTGGACATCCACACCGTGGCGACGGTCATCGCCGACTGGACCGGCATTCCGCTGGGCAACATGGTCCAGGACGAAGCCGCGGCTATCCTCGCCCTGCCCGAGACACTGAGCCGGCGCATCATCGGCCAGCAGGCGGCGCTGGAGACCATAAGCCGGCGAATCCGTACGGCCAGGGCACGTCTGGACGACCCCAACAAGCCGGTCGGGGTCTTCCTGCTCTGCGGCCCTTCAGGGGTCGGCAAGACGGAAACCGCGCTGGCCCTGGCGCAAGCCCTCTACGGCGGCGAACAGAACCTCGTCACCCTAAACATGAGCGAATTCCAGGAAGCCCACACGGTGTCCACGCTCAAGGGCTCCCCACCCGGCTATGTCGGCTACGGCGAGGGTGGCGTGCTGACCGAGGCGGTCCGACGACGCCCCTACAGCGTGGTGCTGCTCGACGAGATCGAGAAGGCCCACAGCGATGTCCACGAGCTGTTCCTGCAGGTTTTCGACAAGGGCTGGATGGAGGATGGCGAAGGCCGCTACATCGACTTCAAGAGCACCGTCATCTTGCTCACCACCAATCTGGGCAGCGAGCGCATCGCCAGTCTCTGCGACGATCCCGAGCTGACACCCGCGGCGGAGGTGCTGGCCAACGCGATCTACCCCGACCTGCGCCAGGTGTTCGCCGCCGAGCTGCTCGGCCGCCTGGTGGTGGTGCCGTACCTGCCACTCGATGGTTCGGCACTGGGCCGGATCATTCGCCTGCAACTGCTACGGATCGGCCAACGCCTGCAACAACAGCACGGACTGGAGCTGCGCTGCGACGACTGCAGCGTGGAGCTCATCGCCCAGCGCTGTACTCGCCTGGAGGCCGGTGGACGGATGATCGAATCGATCCTCAGCCATGAAGTACTCCCTGAGCTCAGCCAGCTGGTGCTCACCGCAGGCCCATTGCGGGAACACGGCTTCGTCCGGCTCACCGCACGGGACGGACGCTTCCAGCTCGATCATGAAACCCGGCCACAGGCTCGCGCCGTGGATTCCATCGTCATGCAACCAGAGGAATTGGCATGA
- the tssG gene encoding type VI secretion system baseplate subunit TssG, with amino-acid sequence MNLPTDSRAQCSSQLQQKLQEAPEAFDLFQLLRRIDAQGDHPPLGSASRPREEPLRIGQEPSLAFASSEIFQARIANGRPHLSILGFGLFGPNGPLPLHLTEYARERKHHHGDATLCAFADLFHHRLTLLFYRSWAQAEAAVSLDRDQQGYVHYLACLLQLGGRTTRQRDALAHHAKLAMAGHLVRQTRNPEGLERILQSYFAVGVRVQEHISARVEQAPSAQVRIGRHASQLGGGELLGRSTSDAQSRFRLVLGPMPWSRLRDFLPGTPASLRLRDWVRQYIGLEYAWDVRLLLQRDTIPGARLGSHSQIGYGTWLGCGREDGHAEDLLYDPERYWRNQESSPPHLERNR; translated from the coding sequence ATGAACCTCCCGACGGACAGCCGCGCGCAATGCAGCTCCCAGCTCCAACAGAAGCTGCAGGAAGCGCCCGAGGCCTTCGACCTGTTCCAGCTGCTGCGCCGCATCGACGCCCAGGGCGACCACCCACCACTGGGCAGCGCCAGCCGCCCACGCGAAGAGCCCTTGCGCATCGGCCAGGAACCCAGCCTGGCATTCGCCTCGAGCGAGATATTCCAGGCCCGGATCGCCAATGGCCGGCCTCACCTATCGATTCTCGGCTTCGGCCTGTTCGGGCCCAATGGCCCCTTGCCGTTGCATCTCACCGAATATGCCCGCGAGCGCAAGCATCACCACGGCGACGCGACGCTCTGCGCCTTCGCCGACCTGTTCCATCACCGCCTGACGCTGTTGTTCTATCGATCCTGGGCGCAGGCTGAGGCGGCGGTCAGTCTCGACCGCGATCAGCAGGGCTACGTTCACTACCTCGCCTGCCTGCTCCAGCTTGGTGGCAGAACTACACGGCAGCGCGATGCCCTGGCCCACCACGCCAAGCTCGCCATGGCCGGGCACCTGGTACGGCAGACCCGTAACCCGGAAGGGCTGGAGCGGATCCTCCAGAGCTACTTCGCAGTTGGGGTCAGGGTGCAGGAGCACATATCGGCCCGCGTCGAACAGGCCCCATCCGCCCAGGTCCGGATCGGCAGACACGCCAGCCAGCTGGGCGGCGGCGAACTGCTAGGACGCAGCACGAGCGATGCACAGAGCCGATTTCGCCTCGTCTTGGGGCCCATGCCCTGGTCACGCCTTCGCGACTTCCTTCCCGGCACCCCCGCCAGCCTCAGGCTACGCGACTGGGTACGCCAGTACATCGGACTCGAATACGCCTGGGACGTACGTCTGCTGCTGCAGCGCGACACCATCCCAGGCGCCCGCCTGGGCAGTCATTCCCAGATCGGCTACGGCACCTGGCTTGGCTGCGGCCGCGAAGACGGTCATGCCGAGGATCTGCTCTACGACCCTGAGCGCTATTGGCGCAACCAGGAGTCCAGCCCCCCTCATCTGGAGAGAAACCGATGA
- the tssF gene encoding type VI secretion system baseplate subunit TssF — MDELLDIYNRELNYLRELGAEFARAYPKAAGRLGLQENEVTDPYVERLLEGFSFLSARVQLKLQAQFPRFTQQLLDAVCPNYMAPLPAMAVVQFEPNATEGSLLSGFQLPAGTALRSPLIRGEQTACEFRTGHDCTLWPLRIQEAELCAGAPESLSLDLPSQRPVQAALRIRLQTCAGARFANLPLERLTFFVSGDLVQATRILELLLAGQAGVVCADPRYPTQQPQRLPDTALRHEGFAPEQALLPYGPRAFQGHRLLHEYFALPARFHFFSIGGLDQVLPRITGDVLDLFLLLDRQAPQLEAVIDADRFKLFCTPAINLFPKRADRTQITPGSHEFHVVLDRTRQLDYEVYSIEQVQGHRGAGNPPQDFRPLFCSHDNDSTGNFGAYFTQRREPRRVSGTAQRHGKRTHYHGSEIFLSLVDQRHAPFAEDLLQLSVDTLCSNRDLPLLMARGGDSDFSLKISAPVKSTRLLLGPSRPYPALAEDASAWRLIDHLSQNYLHLTDCDAEQGAAALRELLSIYGELGDPLIARQIHGLRSSTLSPIYRRLPQAGPIVYGRGIQVELTVDEAAFSGASPFVFCAVLEQFIARHVSINSFIELSLNSLQRGSIAAWQPRIGRRPVA, encoded by the coding sequence ATGGACGAGTTGCTGGATATCTACAACCGTGAGCTCAACTACCTGCGCGAACTGGGCGCGGAATTCGCCCGGGCATACCCCAAGGCGGCGGGGCGACTGGGGCTCCAGGAAAACGAGGTCACCGACCCCTATGTCGAGCGCCTGCTCGAAGGCTTCAGCTTCCTTTCGGCTCGCGTGCAACTGAAGCTGCAGGCGCAGTTTCCACGCTTCACCCAGCAACTGCTGGATGCGGTCTGCCCCAACTACATGGCGCCGCTGCCCGCGATGGCGGTGGTCCAGTTCGAACCCAACGCCACCGAAGGCAGCCTGCTCTCCGGCTTCCAGCTGCCGGCCGGCACCGCGCTGCGCTCGCCGCTGATCCGCGGCGAGCAGACAGCTTGCGAGTTCCGCACAGGGCACGATTGCACCCTGTGGCCGTTGCGCATCCAGGAGGCCGAGCTCTGCGCCGGCGCACCCGAGTCGCTATCCCTCGACCTGCCGTCGCAGCGGCCGGTCCAGGCCGCACTGCGGATACGCCTGCAGACCTGCGCCGGAGCCAGGTTTGCCAACCTGCCGCTGGAACGCTTGACGTTCTTCGTCAGCGGCGACCTCGTGCAAGCCACGCGCATCCTGGAACTGCTGCTGGCCGGACAGGCCGGCGTGGTCTGCGCGGATCCGCGGTACCCGACGCAACAGCCCCAGCGGCTCCCCGACACGGCACTGCGTCACGAGGGCTTCGCCCCCGAGCAGGCCTTGCTGCCTTACGGCCCGCGGGCCTTCCAGGGGCATCGCCTGCTGCACGAGTACTTCGCCCTGCCCGCCCGTTTCCATTTCTTCAGCATCGGCGGGCTGGACCAGGTGCTGCCGCGAATCACCGGCGATGTGCTGGACCTCTTCCTCCTGCTGGACCGACAGGCCCCGCAGCTCGAGGCGGTCATCGACGCCGACCGCTTCAAGCTGTTCTGCACGCCGGCCATCAACCTGTTCCCCAAGCGCGCCGACCGCACCCAGATCACTCCCGGCAGCCATGAGTTCCATGTGGTGCTGGACCGCACCCGGCAACTGGACTACGAGGTCTACAGCATCGAACAAGTGCAGGGGCATCGCGGCGCCGGCAATCCACCACAGGACTTCCGCCCGCTGTTCTGTTCCCACGACAACGACAGCACGGGCAACTTCGGCGCCTACTTCACCCAGCGTCGCGAACCGCGCCGGGTGTCCGGCACGGCGCAGCGGCATGGCAAGCGCACTCACTACCACGGCAGCGAAATCTTCCTGTCGCTGGTGGACCAGCGCCATGCCCCGTTTGCCGAAGACCTGCTGCAACTGAGTGTCGACACCCTGTGCAGTAATCGCGATCTGCCCCTGTTGATGGCCCGCGGTGGTGACAGCGATTTCTCGCTGAAGATCTCCGCGCCGGTCAAGAGTACGCGCCTGCTGCTGGGGCCTTCCCGCCCCTACCCCGCGCTGGCGGAAGATGCCTCGGCCTGGCGCCTGATCGACCACCTCAGCCAGAACTACCTGCACCTCACCGACTGCGATGCCGAGCAGGGCGCGGCGGCGCTGCGCGAACTGCTGTCTATCTACGGCGAGCTCGGCGACCCGCTCATCGCCCGGCAGATCCACGGCCTGCGCAGCAGTACCCTGTCGCCCATCTACCGGCGCCTACCGCAGGCCGGCCCGATCGTCTACGGACGAGGCATTCAGGTGGAACTGACGGTGGATGAAGCAGCCTTCTCCGGCGCCAGTCCTTTTGTCTTCTGCGCCGTGCTCGAACAGTTCATAGCCCGCCATGTGAGCATCAACAGCTTCATCGAGCTCAGCCTGAACAGCCTGCAACGCGGCTCCATTGCCGCCTGGCAGCCGCGAATCGGCAGGAGACCGGTGGCATGA
- the tssE gene encoding type VI secretion system baseplate subunit TssE — MKSPRELGHAQQPRERLRPALLDRLTDEAPDQLREPAGQFLTSERLYRDAVLRDLRWLFNTSNVTTASEARRSAIDHHCVLGYGIRPLAGRRMSEIEWHSIEQEIHQVIVAFEPRIIPDSLEVRCIPAADTLAHYNLLALRIHGLLWSVPYPLEFLLRSEIDLESGQVNLLSEGA; from the coding sequence ATGAAGAGCCCGCGCGAGCTCGGGCACGCCCAGCAACCGCGCGAACGGCTGCGTCCGGCGTTGTTGGATCGGCTGACGGACGAGGCGCCGGACCAGCTCCGCGAGCCGGCAGGCCAGTTCCTGACGAGCGAGCGCCTGTACCGCGACGCGGTATTGCGCGACCTGCGCTGGCTGTTCAACACCAGCAACGTCACCACAGCATCCGAAGCCCGGCGCTCGGCGATCGACCACCATTGCGTACTCGGCTACGGCATCCGGCCGCTCGCCGGGCGGCGCATGTCGGAGATCGAATGGCACAGCATCGAGCAGGAGATTCATCAGGTGATCGTCGCGTTCGAGCCGCGAATCATTCCTGACAGCCTCGAAGTGCGCTGCATTCCCGCCGCGGACACGCTGGCCCACTACAACCTGCTGGCGCTACGGATTCATGGCCTGCTCTGGTCGGTACCCTACCCGCTGGAGTTCCTTCTGCGCAGCGAAATCGACCTGGAAAGCGGGCAGGTCAATCTGCTGTCCGAAGGAGCGTGA
- a CDS encoding type VI secretion system accessory protein TagJ, with the protein MYSRFASIEDLDNLQDKQQERVRAEPTSATERFRLFQVLSMRGRWDDAKRQLQQALSNDASLLPMIRSYQFIIDAELQRDRCWRGEAPVSMAALAIEDWATHLAEDCAQLDAPERLASNLANAPALRGEIDVVREGAQDIHTHEFQWIADGDGRLGPMLELIGPQGYGWMPLTRVREIEIAAPQNGVDRLWARAVLTLTSGERQRTTMPVRYVGDYASLSSSLLLGQETCWRALGDKSLQLFAGVGQRMWITDQDEYALLDVRAVRLQGGAA; encoded by the coding sequence ATGTACTCCCGATTCGCCAGCATCGAAGACCTGGACAACTTGCAGGACAAGCAGCAGGAGCGCGTCCGTGCTGAGCCCACCTCGGCCACCGAGCGCTTTCGCCTGTTCCAGGTATTGTCGATGCGAGGGCGTTGGGACGACGCAAAGCGACAGTTGCAGCAGGCCCTGAGCAACGACGCTTCCCTGCTGCCGATGATCCGCAGCTATCAATTCATCATCGACGCCGAGCTGCAACGTGATCGCTGCTGGCGCGGTGAGGCCCCGGTGAGCATGGCGGCCCTTGCCATCGAGGACTGGGCAACACACTTGGCAGAAGACTGTGCCCAACTCGACGCTCCCGAGCGCCTGGCGAGCAATCTCGCCAATGCGCCTGCCCTGAGAGGCGAAATCGACGTTGTCCGGGAAGGCGCTCAGGACATCCATACGCACGAGTTCCAATGGATCGCCGACGGCGATGGCCGGCTCGGGCCCATGTTGGAACTGATCGGACCGCAGGGTTACGGCTGGATGCCGCTGACCCGCGTTCGCGAAATCGAGATTGCCGCACCGCAAAACGGTGTTGATCGCCTGTGGGCCCGCGCCGTCCTGACGCTGACCAGCGGCGAGCGTCAGCGCACGACGATGCCCGTGCGCTACGTCGGTGATTACGCCTCCCTGTCTAGCTCGCTGCTGCTGGGCCAGGAAACCTGCTGGCGGGCGCTGGGCGACAAGTCGCTCCAGCTGTTCGCCGGGGTCGGGCAACGCATGTGGATCACCGACCAGGATGAGTACGCATTGCTCGACGTACGCGCCGTGCGCCTGCAGGGGGGCGCAGCATGA
- a CDS encoding type VI secretion system tube protein Hcp — protein sequence MAIDMYLKVDGAIGESKDSHHKEWSDLISLDWGASQPGNMTSGGGGGIGKVSFNDLNVVARIDKAAPAIMKYCASGKHIGKVEISVCKAGGAQMEYSKFTLEEVLVTSVRYTADNDSDSLLVNYSFQAGKIKQQYWEQTDQGGKGAENLLAWNIKENREA from the coding sequence ATGGCTATAGATATGTATCTGAAAGTCGATGGTGCCATCGGCGAGTCCAAAGATTCCCATCACAAGGAATGGAGCGATCTGATTTCCCTGGATTGGGGCGCCTCGCAACCGGGTAACATGACCAGTGGCGGCGGTGGAGGTATAGGCAAGGTAAGTTTCAACGACCTGAATGTCGTGGCCCGAATCGACAAGGCGGCTCCGGCGATCATGAAGTACTGCGCCAGCGGCAAGCACATCGGCAAAGTCGAGATTTCTGTCTGCAAGGCCGGCGGCGCGCAGATGGAGTATTCGAAGTTCACGCTGGAAGAAGTGCTGGTAACGTCGGTCCGCTATACCGCCGATAACGATTCCGACTCCCTGCTGGTCAATTACTCGTTCCAGGCCGGAAAGATCAAACAGCAATATTGGGAGCAAACTGACCAGGGCGGAAAAGGGGCAGAAAACCTGCTCGCCTGGAATATCAAGGAAAACCGCGAGGCCTAA
- the tssC gene encoding type VI secretion system contractile sheath large subunit produces MFSSLLHKEFKPKTDQAREAVEHAVKTLAEQALENAVAISGDSYRSIQAIIAEIDRKLSEQINRIIHHAQFQELESAWRGLHYLVNNTETDEMLKIRFMPLSKKELNRELKRHKGVGFDQSAIFKKIYEEEYGQFGGEPFGCLLGDYYFDHSPQDVETLREMAKISAAAHAPFIAAVSPSVMQMESWQELANPRDLTKIFQNTEYAAWRSLRESEDARYLGLAMPRFLARLPYGAATSPVDDFDFEEDTASSAHDRYTWCNSAYAMAVNINRSFKNFGWCTSIRGVESGGAVENLFCHTFPTDDGGVDLKCPTEIAISDRREAELAKNGLMPLVHRKNSDFAAFIGAQSLQQPSAYFNADATANANLAARLPYMFACCRFAHYLKCIVRDKIGSFRERDDMENWLNSWIMSYVDGDPLNSSQETKAKKPLAAAEVQVEEIEDNPGYYTAKFFLRPHYQLEGLTVSLRLVSKLPSLKQDEG; encoded by the coding sequence ATGTTCTCGTCGCTGCTGCACAAGGAATTCAAACCCAAGACCGATCAGGCCCGCGAGGCCGTCGAGCATGCGGTCAAGACGCTTGCCGAACAGGCACTGGAAAATGCGGTCGCCATTTCCGGCGACTCCTACCGCTCGATCCAGGCGATCATCGCCGAGATCGACCGCAAGCTGTCCGAGCAGATCAACCGGATCATCCACCATGCGCAATTCCAAGAGCTGGAAAGTGCCTGGCGCGGCCTACACTATCTGGTGAACAACACCGAAACCGACGAGATGCTGAAGATTCGCTTCATGCCCCTGTCGAAGAAGGAACTGAACCGGGAACTCAAGCGCCACAAGGGCGTGGGCTTCGACCAGAGCGCCATCTTCAAGAAGATCTACGAGGAAGAATACGGCCAATTCGGTGGTGAACCCTTCGGCTGCCTGCTCGGCGACTACTACTTCGACCACAGCCCTCAGGATGTGGAAACCCTGCGCGAGATGGCGAAGATCTCGGCCGCTGCCCACGCCCCCTTCATAGCGGCCGTCTCGCCGTCGGTCATGCAGATGGAGTCCTGGCAGGAACTGGCCAACCCCCGAGACCTGACCAAGATATTCCAGAACACCGAATATGCCGCCTGGCGCAGCCTGCGTGAGTCCGAGGATGCCCGCTACCTGGGGTTGGCGATGCCGCGCTTCCTGGCCCGACTGCCCTACGGTGCGGCGACCAGCCCGGTGGACGACTTCGATTTCGAGGAAGACACCGCCAGCAGCGCCCATGACCGTTACACCTGGTGCAACTCAGCCTATGCCATGGCGGTGAACATCAACCGCTCGTTCAAGAACTTCGGCTGGTGCACTTCGATTCGCGGCGTGGAGTCCGGCGGGGCGGTGGAAAACCTGTTCTGCCATACATTCCCGACCGACGATGGCGGGGTCGATCTGAAGTGTCCAACTGAGATAGCCATCAGCGACCGCCGGGAAGCGGAACTGGCGAAGAACGGCCTGATGCCGCTGGTGCATCGCAAGAACTCGGACTTTGCCGCCTTCATCGGCGCACAGTCCCTGCAGCAGCCGAGCGCCTACTTCAACGCCGATGCCACCGCCAACGCCAATCTCGCCGCCCGGCTGCCTTACATGTTCGCTTGCTGCCGGTTCGCTCACTACCTGAAGTGCATCGTGCGCGACAAGATCGGCTCCTTCCGCGAGCGCGACGACATGGAAAACTGGCTCAACAGCTGGATCATGAGTTACGTCGACGGCGATCCACTCAACTCTTCCCAGGAAACCAAGGCGAAGAAGCCCCTGGCAGCGGCGGAAGTGCAGGTTGAAGAAATCGAGGATAACCCCGGTTACTACACGGCGAAGTTCTTCCTGCGGCCGCATTATCAGTTGGAGGGACTGACCGTCTCCCTGCGCCTGGTTTCAAAACTGCCATCGCTGAAACAAGACGAAGGTTGA